GAAGGTGGTGGTCGAGGACATCCGAGACAACAATCCAACAGCATATGGTGCGATCATACATGAAATAATAGAGCATAGATCAAATTTCCTTTTGTGTAATTTTTGCCACGAATTTAGGAGCTCGAATATCGAGGCTCACAAGCTCGCGAAGCATGCTTTATCCCTTCCGACTGGccgacatgtttggttgggacagCCGGACGGACTCTCTTTCGTCCATGTAAACATTGTGACGTCGTAATAAAAGCTTCGGAGTTTGCCTAAAAAAAGGTTAGGGTCTCCCGTGATTAATTAGGCTCTCAATGATTAAACAAATTCCCTATAGAAAAGGCTCTCCCGGATTACACCGCTGCCTCTATGCGCCCTTTGCCCCTCCTGATAACGATTTTGATTGAAATCCTAAGGCGACGGCGCGACCGGCTTAAACCTACAGACTGCACCCGTCAATTCTTCAATCAGAACAACGAAATAGCAGGGTTAGTAGTAGCACTATTGGTTATTGTATTATCTTTCTCAGTTCTCATCTTATATAGGAGTACTTAGAAATTATACATTACATTTAAGTTTTTTAGATAAAGATTTTAGTTCTTTTTTTGAGGGGAAGATTTTAGTTCTTCTGGTTGCTTGTTATGTGATGCCAATTCTAAAACTTGCAGTTATGCTGTTATGATGACAAAATCGCTAAACAAACACTATAAAGATTTATTCATCTTAACCATCGCCTAAATGGGAGACAACTTTGCTAGAGCATTGCGTGATAATCCACATTGAATCGAAATTAGTTGCAGGCAAGTGACAGACCAGATTGCTCATTCAGTGAATCAATATCAACCATTCTCTAATGAAAAATATCAACCATACTCTAAAGAGTCACACCACAACACCCTACGATACGATCAGCAGAGCTACCACTGAGAATCTGAAACCAATAACGGGAAGCAAATTTACTTAGGCTCTGTTTGGAATGTCGTTTCTACTTTGAATACACTTGTAAAAGTTACAGGCCACCGGCCGTCGTTTTCGTTTCCACCTGCAAATCACTACTGGCCGGTAAGATACACTCGTAAGAAAAATACACCTGTATTTATTTACACCGATTCCAAGCGCGGCCTTACTGCTAGTAAAAGAATGGTATCAGTAAACAAAACGGCCGTCAACTTAGTTTGCAGGCAGACGGGGACGCTATCAGTATCAGACCTATTGTCTTCGCCTCAGGTGATCTGGATGTGCTCTTCCCTCGGCTTGTCCTCGGGAGACGTCCTCGTCGTCGTCCCGGAGCCGGAGCTCCGGATCTCCTCGATCCTCCTGACGACCTGCTCCATCCTCGGCCGCTGGTCCGGATGAACGGCGACGCACGCCATGGCGACTTGGAGCAGCTGCACCATCTCGTCCTCGGTGTTGGGGTGCCTCTGCAGGTCGACGTCGAAGACCTCCGACGTCCACTCCTCCCGGACCACGGACTGCACCCACCTCGGGAGGTGCTCGATGGAGTCGTCGCGGCCGGGGGACCGGAGGGGGGCCTTCCCGGTCAGCATCTCCAGGAGCAGcacgccgaagctgtacacgtcggaCTTTTGCGTCGGCTTCTTGGCCTCCAGGACCTCCGGCGCGCGGTACCCGACGAGCCGCGGGTGGAAGTGAGGGGTGGCCATGAGCTGCGCAAGGCCGAAGTCCGAGACGCACGCGTTCAGCTCCCGCGAGAGGATGATGTTGTTCGACTTTATGTTGCCGTGGATGAACTTGCCGCCTGCTCCGGTGTGAAGATGAGCGATCGCTCTTGCGGCGCCGAGCGATATCTTCACTCTCGTCTCCCAGTCCAGTGGTGCTCTTCCAGCAGATTTGTTCCCTGTGTGTTCACAATCGATGGTAAATCTGTGCTCATGTAACTTCGTCGTTTCAATACATATGCGGTAGTACAAAGATGCAAGCTAACTATACAGGTGAAGAAAATCAGGACCTATTCTTTTCTACACATTTCAGCATCCATAGAACAACAGTAGCTCAAAATTCTACAAATTATAGCTACAAAACTACAACAGTAATTCCCGCAGAATGTTCATCAGAACTTCAGAAAAGAagtaaaaattctaaaataaacaaatactccctccgttcctaaatatttgtctttctagatatttcaacaagtgactacatacagagcaaaatgagtgaatctacactctaaaatatgtctatattaCATCCGtctgtggtagtccatttgaaatctctagaaagacaaatatttaggaacggagggagtaaattagTGAGTTTCATATATTCAGAATAACCAACTGGGAGTTTCAGAATAACCAACTGGGAGTTTCATATATCTAAGGAATTGTTCATGGTCCAGTTCGAGATTCCGAAAGATTAGCATAAAGGCGACCTCAGTCCTACGATGCCAGAATGCATAATTGGCACAGTTACTTTGATTGCATTGAACAAACTGCAGGTTCCTAATTATTTCAGGAACAATTTCACAGTGCTACATATTTAAAGGCAATTTATACCATAGAATTGCATGTACTTGTCATCTAAGTAAGTGATGAAAAAACAGGTCAAAACAAGTTTCAAAATTCAAACAGGTAAATAGAATGCATACTTGCATAGTGGTTCAAATCAAAGACTTGAGATAAAGAGCATACCATGCAAAGCAGCTGAAAGGCTACCCGGTGTAACATAGTCATAGACCAAGAGCTTCTCATCCTTGGAGTAATAGAAAGCACGCAAGGGAACAACACCCTGGTGCTGGCCAAGCCTGTCAATTATCTCCATTTGCTGTTCGAATTCCTTCTTTCCCGCCACCACCTCCTTCAGCCTCTTGACCACCACTGTCGTGCCATCCTCAAGAACAGCTTTGTAGGTCGTGCCGTAGCTTCCTTTCCCAAGGACTTCAGCTGAAGCCCTCAACAGATCCTCCAAGTCGAAATTATATGAACAGCCCTCAAAGAAAACTAATTTGTTCCTCTCTGCTTCTTGAACACCACTGCTGTATTCTGGCTTGGATTTTTCTCCTCTTCCACCCGCAACACCCTTCCCTTTGGATGAGGATGAAGCTGCGCGAGGCTCTCCGTCTCTCTTTCTCTTGCAGATGCATATCACGAGTATGATAATCAAAATCAACAATATTGCAGCTCCTCCAGCAAGTATTGCAATTATGATAATTTTGTGATGCTTTCTCCAAAACTTTTCCAAATTGCTTTCCTGGGAAGGTGGTGCATTCGGAGAAGGAGAAGGTGTGGTTCCTGGACATGGTTCCAGGGGAAACCCACATACAAAAGCATTCCCCAAGAAAGAACTGGCTGGAAACTTCTGCAGAGAAGCCGGAATGGGCCCACTGAGGTTATTGTAGCTCAAGTTCAAATATCTCAGTTTGGGGAGGTGAAGATCAGGGATGGGTCCAGAAAGAGAGTTGTTCTGGAGAGACAACCCAGTAAGCTCAGTCATATTTTGCACTTTCAATGGGATTTCTCCAACAAATGAGTTGTACGACAGGTCGAGGTATGCTAGATTTGAGGACAGTGATGTAGGTATTATGCCCGACAAGTTGTTGCGCTGAAGGTAAAGAGAGTGCAGAGAAGGAATGGATGCTACATCAGGGGGTAGGCTAACAGTAAGACGATTGGACCGAAGGCTTAACACCTCTAAGGCATCAAGCTTGCCAAGTATGTTGGAGGGCATAGGACCAAATAGTCCTACTGCGGGTAGTCGCAGCATACGCACACGCTTCCCATCTGGTGTGCATGTAACCCCAACCCAAGATGTGCAGACCTGCGTTGTGAGGGTCCAGTTGATCTTTCTTGCACGAGGCAGGGATGAAGCAAATGCAAGAAGGGCTTGCTTGTCAGAGTTCAGATCAGCCCCTCTGACACAAGGAGGGTAAGGAAGGAACAGAGAAGCAGAAAGAAAAGCTATGAGCAAAAGATGTTGCATTGTTAGGGTGGCTAGAGAACAAGGAGAACAAGAATTATAATCCGACGGTCATCAATGCTTCACTCCTGGTacacaaaaggaaaaaagaaagtcATGAGTAAGTGAGATTGGTTCTTATAACATCAAGATAATATGCAGTTCATAATTGGAAAAACATAGTAGAAGTGCAAGGGATTTTGGATACAAAAAATGAAGTGATGAAGCATAGGGGTTTCCCAATGTAGATAGTTACTTCATGATGAAGCAACTAACAAAACATCATTGCTTTAGGGACCATGAGAAAAGGCAAAAGAGAATTAACTATTTCCTTCTGTAATTGCAATAAAGGACCAATAATGTAGAACTACCAAGAGAGTTGTGCAGTTGGATGGAAGAAATTGCTTTTCGTTCATTAACAGTTTACAAGATGAATGTTCACTCATGTTTGCAATCCTGGGTCTGGTTTTGGAAAATGTAATATCAGATTCCTGGTCTTGCCAAAGAATAGCAAATTTGATGACCGGAAAGGAGTCTATTGTGAGATTAATAGGATCTGACACAAGGTGTGTCAGGCTATCAATCAACCACAGTTTCTAATGGCAAAGGAGACTACTTACACAGACAGTAGAAATGCAGCTCTGTTCAATAGTGCCAACATTACTTCAGAACCAAGGAACCTAGATACAGTATCTCTCGGTGTTACAAACACCAACAGCTTTCCACGCTTTGCGTCATAATTGATCCTCGTTAGTGGCATCGAAAGCCGGAGGAAAGCTAATTATTGGAACAAAAACACAAACCCATAACAAAATGACAAAGTGCTACCACCGATCGACATGTTCAGGGGTCCATCAGATTTTCTCAACTGCTACATACCAACCTCCCCTCCCAGAGGAACATTACAACGAATGACACCCTTGTCTCTCCTTTAGACTAACCAATCCAAAGCCCCACCCCCGTAGTTAATCAGTGCAGCTCTGAGCTTTATATTTCTGAGATGGGGCAGGTCTGATCATGTGCTGCAATAAAACGAAACCTACATATCTTTTTACAAAGCATCTCAGCACTCCTCTTTATCCTTTTCTGTACTGTACAGGACACCCCAGTTTTCTTAGCGCCTAAACAAGGCGCTCGCTCGGTCCTTACCAGAGAGGACACAGGGATAGTGACAAGGCGGGGTTCCAATAGGACTTGCAATAGATAAAGGAAAGCCACAGCACACTGGTTAGGCTTGATTACTGTCTACATGTAATTTTCTCAAGGACCAAGCTAGCGCTTTGAAAGAAAGCAGCAGCACCGAACCAAAAGTCCAGCACATAAAGCAGGTGGTCTCAGATGCGAGCGGGGATGAGGATTCCTTTTTTTCATGGTTTCGGGGGGCGGCGTGGGGCTCCCTGCGGATTAATGGACGGATGTACCATGTGTGTGATCATGGGCAGCACGGCACACGAGCTGGCACGATGGTAGAGCAGGGCATCCATGGGACAAATGCGCAGGGCAAGAGATATCACTGTCTGCGCACCACGTACAAACAGTTTCCTAGAAAACAGTACTACATACAAACAATCCACAGGTGTAGCTGTAGACCTCTAGTAATGTAGTGCAGTGAAGTACTTTTCTCGCAGCAGTAAGATTGtattccctctgtaaactaatataagagcatttagatcactactttagtattctaaacgctcttatattagtttacgaagggagTAATTTATAGGAGAGTTCATGCTTCCATGTTCTCCTATAAAGTAGCATTTAAGCTTGGAAACTGTACAAGTAAATTTGCTCCCTGCACAGGCCTGGCTGGCTATTTTACAGTTTCAGGATTTTTTACAGGTGCAGCACAGGCCTGGAAGCAAGATAAAAGATTAAAGCGCCTACCAAATGTGCAAATCAAAGCAGAAATGGCACCGATTGATCACAGTGAAACACTCCATGGCGGGTTGTCCAGCTCCTGAATTTAACACTTTTCTAAAGCAAAACCCCAAATTAATAGCACTAGGAAACGAACGTTGCCCATACATTCTAGTAGTATCTTTGCTTTTACTTTCTTTTTAATGAAAAAAGTGCGCAGCAAAACAACCGACCAGCCATACTTCACGAAAAATCGCCTGATTAGCCGCAACAGATTGAGAGGAATGAACTTTTTTTTGGGCAGGAAATGAGAGGAACGAACTGCATTGTATGTACTCAGGCACGAGGTCCCGTACATACCTCGCGAAAATCCCAGCCTCGGCGTGCTCGTGAGCGCAGACCAGCGCAGCAAGAAGACCCAGCGCGCGCGAACGCCCCGCACCGAAGGAAGAAAACTCCGGCCTCCTTCGCGGCCGCTCGAATCGACCAACCGCCGCCGTTCGCCTCAGGGCCCGAGGCTTGCCGCCGCCCGCCGATTAGGGCCAAGAAGCGCGGGATCACGCGCCACGAATTCTGCTCCAGGAACAAACAACGGCCCGCAGCATTCCGCCGGCGCCTCCCTTCCGGCCGGACCCGCCGTGAGACAGCCGACCTGCGTCGTCTCCCCCCTCCCTCCTCTGAGTCTGGGGTAGTGCAGTACAGTGCGGTTGTGCGGGAGAAGTGTGCGGTCAGGTCAGGTGCGCGCGCCTGTGTGGCAAACTCGCTGTGCATTTAAGAGAAGGGGGGCATGCGTTGGCCAAGAGGCTGCCAAGGGCTTCTTCCTGCCTCTGACCCGTGGGCCCGGGCATACGATTTTCCTTTGCTATAAGGCCAACTCCAACTGTCCGGACAAAAAATTTGTCCGTCTTTTGTATGTTTCAATGGTTAAGCGGTCGAGCGGTTCTGGTTTTAACTTACCAAAAAGCAATGATCAACAGCATCGGGTACAAACGCATGCCCCCAAAACACAcgcgcacacacccaaggcaagatacatagGTGTTGTGCGTAGCAACATCATCCCTATCACTACAAGAGCAGCTGGGGCCTACAGCCGTGGACACGCCACCACGAAGAAGTGAAGCCGTGTATGACGACGCCCCGGCATCCAacaccttgacaccacctcacccgagatccGCCGCTACGCCAACCAAAGATACGAGCGGAAAGGACCGGCCTTTCGCACCCTGGGCAGCTCCCTGTGCCGAGACCAAATAGGCCTGCCAAAATTGGCCTCCATCGACCCATCCTGcggcaccgggcgcgagacgagctcggtcctgccgcTGGGCGCGAGACAAGcatggtcctgctgccgggcgtgaGACGAGCGATGGACCGCGGCTGTGAGAAGGTCGTCCCTTCGTCGAGAGTAGTGTCGGACGACGAGGAAAGGGGTCGAAGGCCGACACAAACCACCTACAGACGAGTCGACGCCGGAAAAAGCCAGCCGCAGCCGGCCTGCCACCACCACAACACCAACGCCTCCACGCCCTGGCCAGATCCTTTCGAAGCCCCGTCACCCCGCACTGGAACCACGAAGACACCAGCAGCATCACCACCACCTCATCAGGGCCACCGACCACCCCTGCCATCGACTACCAACACCATCCACCGGATCTGGGTagggattgaaggaaatatgccctacaggcaataataaagttgttatttatatttccttacatcatgataaatgtttattattcatgctagaattgtattaaccggaaacttagtacatgtgtgaatacatagacaaacaaagtgtcactattatgcctctatttgactagctcgttgaatcaaaggtagttaagtttcctagccatagacatgagttgtcatttgattaacgggatcacatcattagagaatgatgtggttgagttgacccattctgttagcttagcattcgatcgtttagtatattgctattgtttccttcatgacttatacatgttcctatgactatgagattatgcaactcccaaataccggaggaacactttgtgtgctaccaaacgacacaacgtaactgggtgat
This DNA window, taken from Triticum aestivum cultivar Chinese Spring chromosome 1D, IWGSC CS RefSeq v2.1, whole genome shotgun sequence, encodes the following:
- the LOC123182375 gene encoding probable inactive receptor kinase At5g58300; translation: MQHLLLIAFLSASLFLPYPPCVRGADLNSDKQALLAFASSLPRARKINWTLTTQVCTSWVGVTCTPDGKRVRMLRLPAVGLFGPMPSNILGKLDALEVLSLRSNRLTVSLPPDVASIPSLHSLYLQRNNLSGIIPTSLSSNLAYLDLSYNSFVGEIPLKVQNMTELTGLSLQNNSLSGPIPDLHLPKLRYLNLSYNNLSGPIPASLQKFPASSFLGNAFVCGFPLEPCPGTTPSPSPNAPPSQESNLEKFWRKHHKIIIIAILAGGAAILLILIIILVICICKRKRDGEPRAASSSSKGKGVAGGRGEKSKPEYSSGVQEAERNKLVFFEGCSYNFDLEDLLRASAEVLGKGSYGTTYKAVLEDGTTVVVKRLKEVVAGKKEFEQQMEIIDRLGQHQGVVPLRAFYYSKDEKLLVYDYVTPGSLSAALHGNKSAGRAPLDWETRVKISLGAARAIAHLHTGAGGKFIHGNIKSNNIILSRELNACVSDFGLAQLMATPHFHPRLVGYRAPEVLEAKKPTQKSDVYSFGVLLLEMLTGKAPLRSPGRDDSIEHLPRWVQSVVREEWTSEVFDVDLQRHPNTEDEMVQLLQVAMACVAVHPDQRPRMEQVVRRIEEIRSSGSGTTTRTSPEDKPREEHIQIT